GATCGCGCGCCGGCGCCATCCGGCAATTTGTTCGCGGCCCGGCGGCCGCTAATAGCACGGAGATGTGTTCACCTGGACTTGAAGGGGGTTCCGCCGACTCCCGCCCGGCTGATAAAATTGCCCGGAATTTTTGCCGCCGCGCGATATAACGCCATCCTGGTGGAGTGGGAGGATTCTTTTCCCTGGACGATAGACGCGCGCTTTCAAAGCGAAACCGCGTATTCTCCGGACATTGTTAAAAAATTTGTTAAAGCGGCGGAGGAGGCGGGGATGGAAATCATTCCGCTGGTGCAGTGTCTCGGGCATATGGAAACACCTCTGCATTTTCCGGAATACGCCGCTTTGCGCGAGACCCCCCGCGAAGATTCGGCTTTGAATCCGCTTGCGCCCGGCGCGCGCGATTTGGTTGAAAATATGATGGAAGACGTCTTGAAACTTATGCCGAACGTAAAACGTTTTCATCTGGGCGGAGATGAGGTCTGGGCGTTTGGGACGCATCCGGATACGAAGCGGTATATTGCGCGGCACGGCAAAGGAAAACTCTATTTGCGGCATGTTGAACCGCTGTTGGACAAGCTTAATAAACTTAAAATCAGGCCATTGCTTTGGCACGACATGATGCGCGATTGGGATTCCCGCGCTCTCAAGCGGTTGGCGCGGAAATCCGACCTGGTTGTCTGGGGGTATGGCGAGCATCCCGACACGACAAAACATCATTTCAGCCGTAAGATCATAGAGCGATTTGTCAGGAACAATATGAGCTTGTGGGGGGGGACGGCATACAAGGGCGCCGATGGCGTTGACGCCGATTTGCCAAATATCGCGCGGCGCGAGGCCAATGCCATGGCATGGGCGGAAGTCGCCGTTCGTTATGGTTTTGCGGGTGTGATTGCCACGGCCTGGAGCCGCTATTGGACGGGGGCCTGTCAAAATGAGCCGATTGAAGGCGCGCTGGATTCAGCATTTAACGTTGGCGTGATTTTGCACGACGGGAAACCCCCGCGCGGCGGCATTGAATCCTGCCGGCGGGAATTACTCCGGCTGGCCGGCGGTCGGGCGGTTGTCCGGGCCAGAAATTTCTTAAAGACATTGAGCGAAGCCCGGAATAATGCCTGGCAGGGCATCCGGGTTTTGCGCCATGTAATCATAACGCTCTCCGGGGACCGGCGCCGCTTTCCCTCCTCTTTTATGGCCAGATATATGGAAAATATCGGACGGCAAATGGCCGCCGCCGAAGCGGCCGCGGAGGATGTCCGCAGGGCGTTGGCCGGATTCATCGCGCCCGTGTGGATTGATCGTTACCTCGCGGAACGCATTGAATCTTTGCGGGAAGAATACGATCTGCTTGGCGAACGCATTCGGCAATTGAACCGGGATGCGAAAAAAACGGTTGTGTAGCGGAGGTGCAACCAGAAAAGGCGCGGCGGCGTCCATCCCGTGACGAAATAAAATCCGCCGTTCAAGGAAGGGCAATTCCTGCCGGAAAGGCGGAAAAAAAACACTACACTTGCCAGGAAAATAATGACGCGCATGGAAAAATGACGTCGCGCGGCCTGGAGAAATAAGATGCATCATGATTTAAACAAAGTTCTTGCGGCGCTTGGATTGAATGATGAAGCGGGCGCGGCTTGGCGGCAAAACTGGGCTCTCTCGGAAAAATCATTTGTTCCGGACGGAGTCTTTTTTCTCAACGCAGATTTTGCGGCGAAAGCCTGCCAAACCCTGAAAATGACCGATGAGATAAAAGCGGCGTTTCTGGAAGCCCTCTCCATGTTTAAAGACAATTACCCCCTGCAACGATTGGCCTGGCATTGCCATTTTCTGGCATTTCACGGCACGGAGGAACAAACGGGAAATATCGGATTATGGCCCATGCTGCCCGGGCAGAAGGGAAAAGCCGCGGATATGTTTTATGCCG
The sequence above is drawn from the Kiritimatiellia bacterium genome and encodes:
- a CDS encoding family 20 glycosylhydrolase, with amino-acid sequence MKRRDRAPAPSGNLFAARRPLIARRCVHLDLKGVPPTPARLIKLPGIFAAARYNAILVEWEDSFPWTIDARFQSETAYSPDIVKKFVKAAEEAGMEIIPLVQCLGHMETPLHFPEYAALRETPREDSALNPLAPGARDLVENMMEDVLKLMPNVKRFHLGGDEVWAFGTHPDTKRYIARHGKGKLYLRHVEPLLDKLNKLKIRPLLWHDMMRDWDSRALKRLARKSDLVVWGYGEHPDTTKHHFSRKIIERFVRNNMSLWGGTAYKGADGVDADLPNIARREANAMAWAEVAVRYGFAGVIATAWSRYWTGACQNEPIEGALDSAFNVGVILHDGKPPRGGIESCRRELLRLAGGRAVVRARNFLKTLSEARNNAWQGIRVLRHVIITLSGDRRRFPSSFMARYMENIGRQMAAAEAAAEDVRRALAGFIAPVWIDRYLAERIESLREEYDLLGERIRQLNRDAKKTVV